From the Rhinatrema bivittatum chromosome 7, aRhiBiv1.1, whole genome shotgun sequence genome, one window contains:
- the ATXN1L gene encoding ataxin-1-like: protein MKPVHERNQECLPPKKRELPPNSISCNNAAKTSSSSGNSSPPSEAPALSKDLLVATGPSHVGLRYSVTSENGEGLAGVTVDQYGYLYKVAVPPENFSPSVVSMNSLPPAFTVASPILQNPGFPFPPIHCAPVPPTSVQYIGSPYAVSCAIPPSFLSSPSVTLATTHVPHYVPYGSIITERTTPTALQNLSFANTFKKVPCASLVTTSLPSQLQSHTETFPVDIAQGRVPIFYHQSSHMPSVYSVQEVPLACSGSDPVPAVPNVRARGTLVTISTNGELRELECNQGRMINQVLDLHNQLSDVGLHSAVGDHMSDGQFLSDYQTQRTDVTVPGHRGTPDTDLEVQRMVSGLTSQEYHATLPEQNETSSPLNLSHNVTQNQDELRGVSSLLVQRHLSEGAVKKGHVSRLYVESTPQESAHRHLHKPMAISNGESVHLPVGSEQGLVSVSPKLASEILGVKTPEAHAEGDPVVKNSFVFAAASMQSVLVQPPNPSHMPSHFMKGAIIQLATGELKRVEDLQTQDFIQSAEVSGGLKIDSSTVVDIQDRQWPGLVTLHFIVGEQQSKVSLDVPPEHPFFVYGQGWSSCSPAQTTQIFALPCHRLQVGDVCISISLQSLNENSASPAGCLLTSQPLLPKSRPGPCPREQVLLTERPKEKNGQSQRGNVDLSSHAGSPHPETTPGFQRYSLQAEDMRPSPLRPSFIPQEVKLSIEGRSNAGK from the coding sequence ATGAAACCTGTCCATGAGAGAAACCAGGAATGCCTTCCGCCAAAGAAACGCGAACTTCCACCGAACAGCATCAGCTGCAACAATGCAGCAAAGACCAGCAGCTCCTCTGGCAACAGTTCACCGCCCAGTGAAGCCCCTGCCTTGTCCAAGGACTTGCTTGTAGCAACTGGACCAAGCCATGTGGGCTTGAGATACAGTGTCACCAGTGAGAATGGTGAGGGCCTTGCTGGTGTGACTGTAGATCAGTATGGATATCTCTACAAAGTGGCTGTGCCCCCAGAAAACTTCTCTCCATCTGTTGTGAGCATGAATTCACTTCCCCCAGCATTTACTGTAGCATCCCCCATACTTCAAAACCCTGGATTTCCTTTTCCTCCCATCCATTGTGCTCCAGTACCACCCACCTCGGTCCAGTATATAGGATCTCCTTATGCAGTGTCCTGTGCAATACCCCCCAGCTTCCTGTCTAGTCCTTCGGTGACTCTAGCTACAACCCATGTCCCCCATTATGTGCCATATGGCTCGATAATCACAGAAAGGACAACCCCCACTGCTTTGCAAAATCTCTCTTTTGCCAACACATTCAAGAAAGTCCCCTGTGCATCCCTTGTTACGACATCGCTTCCAAGCCAACTGCAGTCCCATACAGAGACTTTTCCAGTGGATATTGCTCAGGGCAGAGTGCCTATTTTTTATCATCAGTCATCCCATATGCCATCGGTATATTCTGTGCAGGAGGTGCCCCTGGCATGTTCAGGCTCGGATCCTGTTCCCGCAGTCCCAAATGTGAGGGCGAGAGGAACCTTAGTTACAATCTCTACCAATGGTGAGCTGAGAGAACTGGAGTGTAATCAGGGAAGGATGATAAACCAGGTTTTAGATTTGCACAACCAGCTGAGTGATGTTGGATTACATAGTGCAGTAGGAGACCACATGTCAGATGGACAGTTCTTATCAGACTATCAAACACAGAGGACTGACGTTACTGTCCCAGGACACAGAGGCACTCCAGATACAGACTTAGAGGTGCAGAGAATGGTTAGTGGTTTGACGTCTCAAGAATATCATGCAACATTACCAGAACAGAATGAGACCTCAAGTCCTTTGAACCTTTCCCATAATGTCACTCAAAACCAGGATGAGCTCAGAGGTGTCTCATCCCTACTTGTGCAGAGACACCTTTCTGAAGGTGCTGTAAAGAAAGGCCATGTGAGTCGCCTATATGTTGAATCCACGCCGCAGGAATCTGCACATAGACACTTACATAAACCAATGGCAATATCCAACGGGGAATCGGTGCATCTGCCAGTTGGATCAGAACAGGGTTTGGTTTCTGTGTCTCCTAAATTAGCTTCAGAGATTTTGGGTGTAAAGACCCCAGAAGCACATGCCGAAGGGGACCCTGTAGTGAAAAACtcatttgtttttgctgctgcGTCGATGCAGTCAGTCTTGGTGCAGCCCCCAAATCCCTCTCACATGCCCTCCCACTTCATGAAAGGAGCTATCATCCAGTTGGCCACTGGGGAGTTAAAACGGGTGGAGGATCTACAGACCCAGGATTTTATTCAAAGTGCTGAGGTGAGTGGAGGTCTCAAAATAGACTCCAGCACTGTGGTGGACATCCAGGACAGGCAGTGGCCTGGGCTTGTCACCCTGCATTTTATAGTGGGTGAGCAGCAGAGTAAAGTTTCCCTGGATGTACCTCCTGAGCACCCTTTCTTTGTGTATGGGCAGGGCTGGTCTTCCTGTAGTCCTGCTCAGACAACTCAGATCTTTGCACTACCTTGTCACAGACTCCAGGTGGGTGATGTATGTATATCCATTAGTTTACAAAGCCTGAATGAGAACTCTGCCTCTCCTGCTGGTTGTCTTCTTACCAGCCAACCACTACTCCCAAAAAGTAGGCCAGGTCCATGTCCGAGAGAGCAGGTGCTCCTGACAGAGAGACCCAAAGAGAAGAACGGCCAATCACAGAGGGGTAATGTGGACTTGAGCTCTCATGCGGGGTCTCCACACCCAGAGACTACCCCAGGATTCCAAAGATACAGTCTGCAGGCTGAGGACATGCGACCTTCCCCACTTCGTCCCTCCTTCATTCCACAGGAGGTCAAGTTGTCTATCGAAGGGCGCTCCAATGCAGGAAAGTGA